One Sulfitobacter sp. S190 DNA window includes the following coding sequences:
- the bchO gene encoding alpha/beta fold hydrolase BchO translates to MKWETEKYDWPMSACSRFVRSGPHHWHVQVSGTGETLLLLHGAGGATQSWRHLFPMLAKDYKVVAIDLPGQGFTRLGARHRCGLEEMAEDIAGLCRDENIQPRAIVGHSAGAAIGFDLAPRLPKTPHVIGINAALAHFKGVAGLLFPLMAKTLAMMPGVAGLFTAQNGNAKSVRRLIEGTGSTLPLDDLGYYRRLVGDRDHVNATLQMMAQWDLGPLLSRLPRLDVQGLLIAGSRDKAVPSQTSAQISSQMKHVGFKLVDGLGHLAHEEDPASMRKMIAAYISDY, encoded by the coding sequence ATGAAGTGGGAGACGGAAAAATACGACTGGCCGATGTCAGCTTGTTCGAGATTTGTCCGAAGCGGCCCACATCACTGGCACGTTCAGGTATCTGGCACAGGTGAGACACTGCTTTTGCTTCACGGCGCAGGTGGCGCAACACAAAGCTGGCGCCACCTTTTCCCGATGCTTGCGAAAGATTACAAGGTCGTCGCAATCGACCTACCGGGCCAGGGCTTCACCCGCCTGGGTGCACGCCACCGCTGCGGGCTCGAGGAGATGGCGGAGGACATAGCGGGCCTTTGCCGGGATGAAAACATCCAACCCCGCGCAATAGTTGGACATTCGGCGGGTGCGGCGATCGGCTTTGACCTCGCGCCGCGGTTGCCGAAGACGCCTCATGTCATAGGCATCAACGCAGCACTTGCCCATTTCAAGGGGGTCGCAGGGCTTCTGTTTCCGCTTATGGCAAAAACGCTCGCGATGATGCCAGGCGTCGCGGGCCTTTTTACGGCACAGAACGGAAACGCAAAGTCGGTCAGGCGGCTCATCGAAGGGACAGGCTCAACACTGCCCCTTGATGATTTGGGGTATTACAGACGGCTTGTCGGGGACCGAGACCACGTCAATGCGACGCTGCAGATGATGGCACAATGGGATCTTGGCCCCTTGCTATCCCGCCTACCGCGCCTTGACGTTCAAGGCCTTTTGATCGCCGGAAGTCGTGATAAAGCAGTGCCGTCCCAAACATCTGCGCAGATCTCCAGCCAGATGAAACACGTCGGATTCAAACTGGTTGATGGCTTGGGACACCTTGCTCACGAGGAAGACCCTGCAAGCATGCGCAAAATGATCGCTGCTTATATAAGTGACTACTGA
- a CDS encoding ParB N-terminal domain-containing protein: protein MSGKNKFGFGPIDDAPKQKSEPRIRTVGPMGAAVRETAQSLTEATEAKVEQRRKNADDAKAFRAAQDEGRVLVAVPLGEISTSDLPRDRLALDDVAASDEMEELKSSIRERGQKEPIEVYRDEAGALQLKKGWRRFTALSQLFAETGDPQFASVTARIETDGADRIERYVDMVEENVVRENLTFAEMAQVAITAAQDDSVEGGDAEAMVLRLYASLHKTKRSYVRAFVFLMQSLGEDLRWPKAVARNLGVEVSRLLRAGQGADALRAELRQATDEADQLRILKSFASAPPKPAAATKSPKAKASEKFEFRIGETKVTARKGECRIVGKRDYANVPKDQLAKAIEAFEAVLKGE from the coding sequence ATGAGCGGCAAGAATAAATTCGGCTTCGGGCCCATCGACGATGCGCCGAAGCAGAAATCCGAACCCCGGATCCGCACGGTAGGCCCCATGGGTGCCGCGGTGCGGGAAACTGCGCAAAGCCTGACGGAGGCTACGGAAGCGAAAGTAGAGCAGCGCCGCAAGAATGCCGATGACGCGAAAGCGTTCCGTGCAGCGCAGGATGAAGGCCGCGTTCTGGTCGCTGTGCCGCTGGGTGAGATATCGACGAGCGATCTGCCCCGCGACCGGCTTGCGCTGGACGATGTCGCGGCGAGTGACGAAATGGAAGAGTTGAAGTCCTCCATTCGCGAACGGGGACAGAAAGAACCGATCGAAGTATATCGCGACGAAGCTGGCGCCTTGCAGCTCAAGAAAGGGTGGCGCCGCTTCACTGCACTGAGCCAGCTTTTTGCCGAAACCGGTGATCCGCAGTTCGCAAGTGTGACCGCGCGGATCGAAACGGATGGCGCGGACCGGATCGAACGTTATGTCGATATGGTCGAAGAGAACGTCGTTCGTGAAAACCTGACCTTTGCGGAAATGGCACAGGTTGCGATCACCGCGGCACAGGACGATAGCGTCGAAGGCGGCGACGCAGAGGCGATGGTGCTTCGGCTTTATGCGTCGCTACATAAGACCAAGCGGTCCTATGTTCGGGCCTTCGTTTTTCTGATGCAGTCTCTCGGCGAGGATTTGCGCTGGCCCAAAGCAGTTGCGCGCAATCTGGGCGTAGAGGTGTCGCGGCTTTTGAGGGCAGGGCAGGGGGCTGACGCGCTGCGTGCGGAGCTTCGGCAGGCGACGGATGAGGCGGATCAACTTCGCATTCTCAAGTCGTTCGCATCTGCGCCACCCAAGCCTGCCGCCGCAACGAAGTCACCGAAGGCAAAGGCCTCAGAGAAGTTCGAGTTCCGCATCGGCGAGACCAAAGTCACGGCCAGAAAAGGCGAGTGCCGGATTGTGGGCAAGCGTGACTACGCGAATGTTCCCAAAGATCAGCTCGCCAAGGCGATAGAGGCTTTCGAGGCCGTGCTGAAAGGCGAGTAA
- a CDS encoding AAA family ATPase: MRDHTDLQNMNDRSLAQQAAVRRATFSPGEIKALRPFSIWEISQFMFDVPADTLRKKLADDPSLPQGETQEDGRQRWFSLEEINELRRRLRFRGKNLQPERLKGRAMRIAVSNFKGGVGKTVVAQHLANAAALDGYRVLCIDFDPQATLTHSMGIVEVKEWNTVWGIMCRDLCREADRIAESYDDPDDCPYPSSDELPEDVQSIGTQRFQDFIQPTCWPTIDIIPSCANAAFVEFASAQYRSLHKAWSFFGCVARYLDELPDDQYDVIIFDCPPAIGYQSLNAAFASDILYIPSGPGYWEYDSTTSYLGQLGDAMADISDGFSGMAEDAGLTLPKTFKDIRLLMTRFEATNPLHSAMMDAFRNVFGADVCSNPIEMTRAVEQSGRFQMSVYEQDYRQMTRETWKRARQSFDRAYGEFKDTVLAAWRDNAQTGKGDT; this comes from the coding sequence ATGAGAGACCATACAGACCTTCAGAACATGAACGACCGGAGCCTCGCACAGCAGGCGGCGGTTCGGCGTGCAACTTTCAGCCCTGGGGAGATCAAGGCACTTCGTCCGTTTTCCATCTGGGAAATTAGCCAATTCATGTTCGACGTTCCGGCCGATACGCTTCGCAAGAAACTGGCCGACGATCCGTCCCTGCCCCAGGGCGAAACACAGGAAGACGGACGGCAACGCTGGTTTTCACTGGAGGAGATCAACGAACTGCGCCGCAGGCTCAGATTTCGAGGAAAGAACCTGCAGCCCGAACGGCTCAAGGGGCGTGCCATGCGGATTGCGGTAAGCAACTTCAAAGGCGGCGTGGGTAAGACAGTGGTGGCGCAGCATCTCGCCAATGCCGCCGCGCTGGACGGCTACCGGGTCTTGTGTATCGACTTCGACCCGCAAGCGACACTGACCCATTCAATGGGGATCGTCGAGGTAAAGGAGTGGAATACGGTTTGGGGGATCATGTGCAGGGATCTGTGCAGAGAGGCAGACCGCATCGCAGAAAGCTACGACGACCCTGACGATTGCCCCTACCCTTCCTCGGACGAGCTGCCGGAAGATGTGCAAAGCATCGGAACCCAGAGGTTTCAGGACTTCATTCAACCAACGTGCTGGCCCACGATCGACATCATACCAAGCTGTGCCAATGCGGCATTTGTAGAGTTCGCATCGGCGCAGTACCGCAGTCTGCACAAAGCATGGTCATTCTTCGGGTGCGTCGCCCGCTATCTCGATGAATTGCCCGACGACCAATACGACGTGATCATCTTTGATTGCCCGCCTGCCATCGGGTACCAGTCTCTAAACGCAGCTTTTGCGAGCGATATCCTCTACATCCCGTCGGGCCCCGGTTACTGGGAATACGACAGCACGACCTCTTACCTGGGGCAATTGGGAGACGCGATGGCCGATATCTCCGACGGGTTTTCCGGCATGGCGGAAGACGCTGGGCTGACGCTGCCCAAAACCTTCAAGGACATCCGTTTGCTCATGACCCGGTTCGAGGCGACCAATCCTTTACACTCCGCGATGATGGATGCCTTCCGAAACGTCTTTGGCGCGGATGTGTGCAGCAATCCGATCGAGATGACTCGCGCGGTGGAGCAATCGGGACGTTTCCAGATGAGCGTATACGAACAGGACTATCGGCAGATGACACGGGAAACCTGGAAACGGGCGCGGCAGAGCTTCGACCGTGCCTACGGAGAGTTCAAGGACACTGTGTTGGCGGCGTGGCGCGACAACGCGCAAACAGGAAAGGGTGACACATGA
- the hemE gene encoding uroporphyrinogen decarboxylase, whose protein sequence is MTAKKTVLRALAGEVLPTPPIWMMRQAGRYLPEYRATRAQAGDFLSLCYNPELAAEVTLQPIRRYGFNAAILFADILLVPQALGADLWFVTGEGPRLSTITSQAELDKLVPADAIHDHLSPIYETVKILSRELPSETTLIGFAGAPWTVATYMIAGRGTPDQGPAHALKDADRVVFDALMDRITEATIHYMSAQIEAGAEVMKIFDSWAGSLQGADFAQYSIKPMQRITSALKEKHPHVPIIAFPRGAGERYQGAHAAIGADCIAIDDGVDASWVAQHVQPDGCVQGNLKSSHMVTGGEALVSETRRIVEALRGGPHIFNLGHGITPDADPENVQLMIDTVRNA, encoded by the coding sequence ATGACAGCCAAGAAAACCGTGCTCCGCGCACTCGCCGGTGAAGTGTTGCCCACGCCACCGATATGGATGATGCGCCAGGCTGGCCGCTATCTGCCCGAGTACCGCGCAACGCGTGCACAAGCGGGCGATTTCCTGTCGCTGTGCTACAATCCCGAACTTGCAGCCGAAGTTACATTGCAACCCATCCGCCGCTACGGGTTTAATGCCGCAATCCTTTTTGCCGACATTTTGCTGGTTCCGCAGGCGTTGGGCGCAGATCTTTGGTTCGTCACGGGAGAAGGCCCCCGGCTCTCGACGATTACGTCGCAGGCGGAACTGGACAAATTGGTTCCTGCCGATGCGATCCACGACCATTTGTCGCCAATCTATGAGACGGTAAAGATTCTATCGCGTGAGTTGCCTTCCGAGACCACTCTCATCGGTTTCGCCGGCGCACCCTGGACGGTGGCCACCTATATGATCGCCGGTCGTGGCACGCCGGACCAGGGTCCAGCGCACGCTTTGAAAGACGCAGATCGCGTGGTTTTCGATGCGTTGATGGATCGGATCACTGAAGCCACGATTCACTATATGTCCGCCCAAATTGAGGCGGGCGCCGAGGTCATGAAGATTTTCGACAGCTGGGCTGGCTCTCTCCAAGGTGCTGACTTTGCTCAGTATTCGATCAAGCCAATGCAGCGGATCACCTCCGCGCTCAAGGAAAAGCATCCACATGTCCCGATCATCGCATTCCCCCGGGGTGCAGGCGAACGGTATCAAGGCGCGCATGCGGCGATCGGTGCGGATTGTATCGCCATCGACGACGGCGTTGATGCGAGTTGGGTCGCGCAGCATGTGCAGCCTGACGGGTGTGTACAGGGCAACCTGAAATCTTCGCATATGGTGACCGGCGGTGAGGCGCTTGTGTCCGAAACGCGGCGGATTGTTGAGGCGCTGCGCGGCGGGCCGCATATCTTCAACCTCGGCCACGGTATCACGCCGGACGCGGATCCGGAAAACGTACAGTTGATGATAGACACGGTGCGCAACGCCTAA
- the hemC gene encoding hydroxymethylbilane synthase gives MTLKLPTPAQPLKIGTRGSPLALAQAHETRERLAHAFELPFEAFTIVVIKTTGDKIIDRPLKEIGGKGLFTREIEADMLAHKIDIAVHSMKDMPTVQPDGLLLDTYLPREDVRDAFISPGDTALENLPSGTKVGTSSLRRRAQLMAKRPDLEVVEFRGNLQTRLMKLDQGVAAATFLAMAGLNRLAMDDVPKTPIETDVMLPAVAQGAIGIERRTDDTRVAAMLEAIHDIPTGQRLAAERAFLLELDGSCETPIAGLAELDGTTLHLRGEVLRPDGSEALDDAMSCPIEDGAEAGRLMAQKLLAQAGPGFFDWRD, from the coding sequence ATGACGTTGAAATTACCGACCCCCGCCCAACCCCTCAAAATCGGCACCAGAGGCTCGCCACTGGCGCTCGCGCAGGCGCATGAAACCCGCGAAAGGCTCGCGCATGCGTTTGAATTGCCGTTCGAGGCGTTCACGATTGTGGTGATCAAGACCACGGGTGACAAGATTATCGACAGGCCGCTGAAAGAAATCGGGGGCAAGGGGCTTTTCACCCGCGAGATCGAAGCCGATATGCTGGCGCATAAGATCGACATTGCGGTCCACTCGATGAAGGATATGCCGACGGTTCAGCCCGATGGCCTGCTGCTCGACACTTATCTGCCCCGCGAGGACGTGCGCGATGCGTTCATATCGCCGGGCGACACAGCACTCGAAAATCTGCCTTCGGGAACAAAGGTGGGCACATCAAGCCTGCGCCGTCGTGCTCAATTGATGGCCAAGCGTCCCGATCTGGAAGTCGTTGAATTCAGAGGCAATTTACAGACCCGCCTCATGAAACTCGATCAGGGCGTGGCTGCCGCTACTTTTCTGGCCATGGCTGGCCTGAACCGCCTGGCGATGGACGATGTCCCCAAAACACCCATCGAGACAGATGTCATGCTGCCCGCCGTGGCACAGGGCGCGATCGGTATAGAACGGCGCACCGATGACACCCGTGTGGCCGCGATGCTTGAAGCGATACATGACATTCCAACCGGCCAACGTCTCGCGGCGGAGCGGGCGTTTCTGCTGGAACTCGATGGATCCTGTGAGACGCCAATTGCAGGTCTTGCGGAACTTGACGGCACCACATTGCATCTGCGTGGCGAAGTGCTCAGGCCCGACGGGTCCGAAGCGCTCGACGATGCGATGTCCTGTCCGATAGAGGACGGCGCCGAAGCGGGCCGGCTAATGGCCCAAAAGCTTCTCGCGCAGGCGGGGCCCGGTTTCTTCGACTGGCGCGATTGA
- the hemA gene encoding 5-aminolevulinate synthase → MNFDALFTSQLDQLKSEGNYRYFAELERKCGKFPRAANHVEGEKRDVTVWCSNDYLGMGQNPLTIAAMCEAVQRTGTGAGGTRNISGTNHDHLLLEAELADLHGKQAALLFTSGYVSNWAALSCLGSRLENCVILSDAGNHASMIEGIRHSKADKVIWKHNDVADLEAKLAALPANVPKIVAFESVYSMDGDICPMREIVEVAEKYGAMTYLDEVHAVGLYGPRGGGVSEREGLADRITLIEGTLGKAYGVVGGYITGSAALCDFIRSFASGFIFTTALPPAVAAAARASIMHLKTSNDERLRQRKQVAKLRARLDQAGIPHMANDSHIVPVMIKDPVKTRMLADYLMDEWGIYVQPINYPTVPKGTERLRFTPSPLHTDADIEHLVNALSHLWKQCAISHAVA, encoded by the coding sequence ATGAACTTTGACGCGCTTTTCACCTCACAACTCGATCAGCTGAAATCCGAAGGCAACTACCGGTATTTTGCCGAACTCGAGCGTAAATGCGGGAAGTTCCCCCGTGCGGCCAATCACGTCGAGGGCGAGAAACGCGATGTCACCGTCTGGTGTTCGAATGACTATCTCGGCATGGGGCAAAACCCGCTGACGATTGCCGCCATGTGCGAAGCAGTCCAGCGTACCGGCACCGGAGCGGGCGGCACGCGCAACATCTCGGGGACCAATCACGACCACCTCTTGCTGGAGGCTGAACTGGCGGACCTGCACGGAAAACAGGCGGCGCTGCTGTTCACGTCGGGATATGTGTCAAATTGGGCGGCGCTGTCCTGTCTCGGGTCGCGTCTGGAAAACTGTGTCATCCTGTCGGACGCAGGCAATCACGCGTCGATGATCGAAGGCATTCGCCATTCCAAAGCCGACAAGGTGATCTGGAAACATAACGATGTTGCCGATCTGGAAGCAAAACTGGCCGCCCTGCCCGCAAACGTGCCGAAGATTGTCGCGTTCGAAAGCGTGTACTCGATGGACGGGGATATTTGCCCCATGCGCGAGATCGTTGAGGTGGCGGAAAAATACGGCGCCATGACCTATCTCGACGAAGTGCATGCCGTGGGCCTGTACGGGCCACGCGGCGGCGGCGTATCCGAGCGCGAGGGTCTGGCTGACCGGATCACGCTTATTGAAGGGACGCTTGGAAAGGCCTACGGCGTGGTCGGAGGCTATATCACGGGCTCGGCCGCACTTTGCGACTTTATCCGCAGCTTTGCGTCCGGCTTTATCTTTACCACCGCCCTGCCCCCGGCGGTCGCCGCGGCCGCGCGCGCGTCAATCATGCACCTCAAGACATCGAACGATGAACGTCTGCGCCAGCGCAAGCAGGTTGCAAAGCTGCGCGCCCGTCTGGATCAGGCTGGTATCCCACACATGGCAAACGATTCCCATATCGTGCCCGTGATGATCAAGGATCCCGTTAAGACGCGGATGCTTGCGGATTACCTCATGGACGAATGGGGCATATACGTTCAACCCATCAACTACCCGACGGTGCCCAAGGGAACCGAGCGGTTGCGCTTTACGCCGTCACCGCTTCATACAGATGCCGACATCGAGCATCTCGTCAATGCGCTCAGCCATCTGTGGAAGCAGTGCGCGATCAGTCACGCGGTCGCCTGA
- the puhE gene encoding putative photosynthetic complex assembly protein PuhE: MHTAWFAALFALFAWWFFTGAILLVVRRADGGQAVAHGRNVFLSVPLCALGFAGLVISAQAQTVANAYVAFVSVLLIWGWIELAFLSGVITGPERRSCPSGLTGYPRFARAWDTVSRHELLLAAALLAVVIITVDAPNTVGLWSYIILFTARISAKLNLFFGVPRINTEFVPRPLAHLTSYFRQGPITLAFPIGVTFLSITAACFAERLISAQGDSAATVGFALLTALAALAALEHWLMVVPLPDAKLWRWMLPTPTTRQDNPHEL; this comes from the coding sequence ATGCACACCGCCTGGTTCGCAGCCCTCTTTGCCCTTTTTGCCTGGTGGTTTTTCACCGGCGCCATTCTGCTCGTCGTGCGACGGGCGGATGGTGGGCAGGCGGTGGCGCACGGGCGAAATGTATTCCTGTCGGTGCCGCTGTGTGCCTTGGGCTTTGCCGGTCTGGTCATCAGTGCACAAGCGCAAACCGTGGCGAACGCCTATGTCGCGTTTGTAAGCGTCCTGTTGATTTGGGGCTGGATCGAACTTGCATTCCTGTCCGGTGTGATCACCGGGCCGGAACGCCGCTCATGTCCAAGCGGGCTGACCGGATATCCCCGGTTTGCGCGGGCGTGGGATACCGTATCACGCCATGAGCTGCTCTTGGCTGCCGCCTTGCTCGCGGTCGTCATTATCACCGTGGATGCACCCAACACGGTCGGGCTCTGGAGCTACATTATCCTGTTTACAGCCCGCATCTCGGCGAAGCTGAACCTGTTCTTCGGTGTGCCGCGGATCAATACGGAATTCGTGCCCCGCCCGCTGGCCCATCTGACCTCCTATTTCCGCCAGGGGCCGATTACGCTCGCCTTTCCCATTGGCGTTACCTTTTTGTCGATCACGGCGGCCTGCTTTGCCGAACGACTGATTTCCGCGCAGGGAGATTCGGCCGCAACCGTCGGATTCGCCTTGCTGACCGCCCTCGCCGCGCTCGCGGCTCTTGAACACTGGCTGATGGTGGTGCCGCTGCCAGACGCAAAACTTTGGCGCTGGATGCTGCCAACTCCGACGACAAGACAGGACAATCCCCATGAACTTTGA
- the acsF gene encoding magnesium-protoporphyrin IX monomethyl ester (oxidative) cyclase, translating into MNKPTHSAFADTAEEAIAAQDALDTPEMTSEKATEVAMQNTLLTPRFYTTDFAEMDAIDVTPVRQDWDRLIAQMKSDPNKGHFKKNEAWGTVDWEGMDPALRAEFIDFLISSCTAEFSGCVLYKEMKRRGSNSDITTLFQLMARDEARHAGFINDALREAGIRVNLGFLTQQKKYTYFRPKFIYYATYLSEKIGYARYITIYRHLEQNPDKQFHPIFSWFREWCNDEFSHGEAFALLMKTDPKLTNTITNKLWIKFFLTAVYSTMWVRDHQRPLFHDALGVDVTWYGQEVFRKTSEISKQVFPITLDIDHPRWRPNLDRMETASRQVAQGKAQGGVAGTIKRLGGMAKAARAFIAIYTIPAIRHDVPESPVMEPAY; encoded by the coding sequence ATGAACAAGCCAACACATTCCGCCTTTGCCGATACCGCCGAAGAGGCGATCGCCGCGCAAGACGCGCTCGACACGCCCGAGATGACGTCGGAAAAAGCCACCGAAGTCGCGATGCAGAACACGCTGCTGACGCCGCGATTCTACACCACGGATTTCGCCGAAATGGACGCGATCGATGTCACACCGGTCCGTCAGGACTGGGACCGGTTGATCGCGCAGATGAAATCAGACCCTAACAAGGGTCATTTCAAGAAAAACGAAGCGTGGGGCACGGTCGATTGGGAGGGCATGGACCCCGCGTTGCGTGCAGAATTCATCGACTTTCTCATATCATCCTGCACGGCGGAGTTTTCGGGATGCGTGCTTTATAAGGAAATGAAGCGGCGCGGCAGCAATTCGGACATTACCACGCTGTTTCAGCTGATGGCCCGCGACGAAGCACGGCACGCCGGGTTCATTAACGATGCGCTGCGCGAGGCTGGCATTCGCGTGAACCTCGGCTTTCTGACCCAGCAGAAGAAATACACCTACTTCCGGCCCAAATTCATCTACTACGCCACCTATCTGTCGGAAAAGATCGGCTATGCCCGCTATATCACGATCTACCGTCACCTCGAGCAGAACCCGGACAAGCAGTTTCATCCGATTTTCAGCTGGTTCCGTGAATGGTGCAACGATGAGTTCTCGCATGGCGAGGCCTTTGCCCTGCTCATGAAAACAGACCCTAAATTGACGAATACAATCACCAATAAGCTTTGGATCAAGTTCTTCCTGACAGCCGTGTATTCGACCATGTGGGTTCGGGACCACCAGCGTCCGCTGTTCCACGACGCTTTGGGCGTGGATGTGACGTGGTACGGGCAGGAAGTGTTCCGCAAAACGTCCGAGATCTCCAAGCAGGTCTTTCCGATCACGCTCGATATCGACCATCCGCGCTGGCGGCCCAATCTCGACCGCATGGAAACGGCAAGCCGGCAGGTCGCGCAAGGCAAGGCACAGGGCGGCGTTGCCGGCACGATCAAACGACTGGGAGGCATGGCGAAAGCGGCCAGGGCGTTCATCGCCATCTACACGATCCCGGCAATCCGGCATGATGTGCCCGAAAGCCCGGTCATGGAGCCCGCCTACTGA
- the puhC gene encoding photosynthetic complex assembly protein PuhC yields MANTSSLANQMKARDREMVPRALVIAMFALMASALILVSYARITNRPLTGVAALPRIEAERTVYFDGDRTTGIRILDTDGQQIAASTDPKSGFIDVVWVAVMRERKVQGADPTAPIRLVRRSGGRTDILDDQTGWSLALIGYGQDNVAAFATLIDTNQGTN; encoded by the coding sequence ATGGCCAACACATCCTCACTCGCCAATCAGATGAAAGCCCGTGACCGCGAAATGGTGCCGCGCGCATTGGTCATTGCGATGTTCGCCCTGATGGCATCCGCGCTGATCCTCGTCAGCTATGCACGCATCACCAATCGCCCCCTGACGGGCGTCGCCGCCCTGCCCCGCATCGAAGCCGAGCGTACGGTATATTTCGACGGTGACCGCACCACGGGCATTCGCATCCTCGACACCGACGGCCAGCAGATCGCAGCATCAACCGACCCTAAGTCGGGCTTTATCGATGTGGTCTGGGTCGCTGTGATGCGCGAACGCAAGGTACAGGGCGCCGATCCAACGGCACCCATCCGCCTCGTCCGCCGCTCCGGCGGGCGCACTGATATCCTCGACGACCAAACCGGCTGGAGCCTCGCGCTCATTGGATACGGCCAGGACAATGTCGCAGCCTTCGCCACGCTGATCGACACAAACCAAGGGACAAATTGA
- the puhB gene encoding photosynthetic complex putative assembly protein PuhB — protein MHHDDFKFEPVRGLPEELPEDEHIIWQGAPNPLRLAKDAWKMNWIMGYFVLLAIWRVGVSSATVPLPTAMGHGIPLLLAGAVACAVVFVMAWVQARATVYTLTNKRVAMRIGAALTMTLNLPYVCIRNAEAQIRRTGFGTISFELTGDTRFSHIMTWPHVRPWTITRTQPAFRAIPDAARVARIFADAAETRVSQPQIVKVDPAQGVSGPMAAE, from the coding sequence ATGCATCACGACGACTTCAAATTCGAACCCGTTCGCGGACTGCCAGAGGAATTGCCCGAGGATGAACACATCATCTGGCAAGGGGCACCAAATCCACTGCGTCTGGCCAAAGACGCATGGAAAATGAACTGGATCATGGGGTATTTCGTTTTGCTGGCCATCTGGCGGGTCGGGGTGTCGTCGGCCACCGTGCCGCTGCCCACTGCGATGGGCCACGGCATTCCGTTGCTGTTGGCAGGGGCCGTTGCCTGCGCGGTGGTGTTCGTAATGGCCTGGGTACAGGCCCGCGCCACGGTCTATACGTTGACCAACAAGCGTGTCGCCATGCGCATCGGTGCTGCTCTGACCATGACGCTGAACCTGCCATATGTATGCATCCGCAATGCCGAAGCACAAATCCGCCGAACCGGCTTTGGTACCATCAGTTTCGAGCTGACAGGTGACACCCGCTTTTCGCACATCATGACATGGCCCCACGTGCGGCCATGGACCATCACCCGCACGCAACCGGCCTTTCGTGCCATTCCGGATGCGGCGCGCGTGGCACGCATCTTTGCCGATGCGGCCGAAACACGGGTCAGCCAGCCCCAAATTGTAAAAGTTGATCCAGCACAAGGTGTGTCTGGTCCGATGGCGGCAGAGTAA
- the puhA gene encoding photosynthetic reaction center subunit H: MVGTEFFGNFDLASAAIWLFWLFFAGLVFYLQTENMREGYPLETDDGDTAPNQGPFPVPKDKTFHLPHGRGDVVVPSGQRGDRDNIALERTGVSAGSPYVPTGDPMADGVGPASWAPRNDWPELDAHGHDKIQPLSKLDDFAVAAGTDPRGKPVIAGDGEVIGRVTDMWVDIPEQYVRYLTVDVNPEGSGKTRLIPANFARIKSDRIAVRSLYAANFDGIPTTKSDSSITLLEEEKIMAYFGGGTLYADPKRVEPKF, encoded by the coding sequence ATGGTTGGCACTGAATTTTTTGGAAACTTCGATCTGGCAAGCGCCGCGATCTGGCTGTTCTGGCTCTTCTTCGCAGGGCTGGTTTTTTATCTTCAGACGGAAAACATGCGCGAAGGTTACCCGCTCGAGACCGACGACGGCGACACCGCGCCGAACCAGGGGCCGTTTCCGGTGCCCAAGGACAAGACGTTCCACCTGCCGCACGGACGCGGCGATGTTGTGGTTCCCTCCGGTCAGCGTGGCGACCGCGACAATATCGCGCTCGAGCGCACCGGCGTTTCGGCCGGATCGCCCTATGTGCCGACAGGCGATCCCATGGCTGACGGTGTCGGGCCGGCATCCTGGGCGCCGCGGAATGACTGGCCCGAGCTTGACGCACACGGGCATGACAAGATCCAACCGCTGAGCAAGCTGGACGATTTCGCCGTGGCCGCGGGCACCGATCCGCGCGGCAAACCCGTGATTGCAGGCGACGGTGAGGTCATCGGCCGTGTAACCGATATGTGGGTCGATATCCCCGAGCAGTACGTCCGCTACCTCACGGTCGATGTGAACCCCGAAGGCTCCGGCAAAACGCGCCTGATCCCCGCGAATTTCGCCCGCATCAAAAGCGACCGGATTGCCGTGCGGTCCCTTTATGCCGCGAATTTCGACGGCATTCCGACCACCAAATCCGACAGCTCGATCACCTTGCTCGAGGAAGAAAAGATCATGGCCTACTTCGGCGGCGGCACGCTGTACGCCGATCCGAAACGGGTAGAGCCGAAGTTCTGA